A region from the Desulfitobacterium dehalogenans ATCC 51507 genome encodes:
- the mtgB gene encoding glycine betaine--corrinoid protein methyltransferase, producing MGQLLPKYNILTEDQVQKIHENTMKILEEIGIEFEYEPALEVFRREGQKVEGKRVYLTREFVESKLKSAPAEFILHARNPENNVVIGGDNIVFMPGYGAPFIYELDGSRRKTTLQDYENFAKLAGASKNMHLSGGTMAEPQDIPDGIRHLKMLYSSIKNSDKCFMGSAEGRKRAEDSIEMAAILFGGKDVIKEKPVLVSLINSLTPLKYDERMLGALMAYAEAGQAVVIASLVMAGSTGPASLAGTLSLQNAEVLAGISLAQSINPGTPVIYGSTSALSDMRSGSLSIGSPECALFISASAQLARYYGVPSRSGGGLNDSKAVDAQAGYESMMTLMATTLTGINFVLHTAGILQYFMAMSYEKFIMDDELAGMLLHYMKGYTFDEDGMAYDVIAKVGPGGHFLTQKHTRKNHKREFYTPTLSDRNAYDGWAKDKLEAKQRAHARWQQILANYVPPALDQEIDAKLQAFIAQRSEVLGGE from the coding sequence GTGGGTCAATTGTTACCTAAGTACAATATCCTGACCGAGGACCAAGTTCAAAAAATCCACGAAAATACCATGAAGATCCTTGAAGAAATCGGTATCGAGTTTGAATACGAACCGGCTTTGGAGGTTTTTCGCCGGGAGGGACAAAAGGTCGAAGGCAAGAGAGTCTATTTGACCCGTGAATTCGTGGAGTCCAAGCTCAAATCTGCACCTGCAGAGTTCATCCTTCACGCTCGCAACCCCGAAAACAATGTGGTAATCGGCGGAGATAATATTGTCTTCATGCCTGGTTATGGAGCACCCTTCATTTACGAATTGGATGGCAGCCGGCGTAAAACCACATTGCAGGATTATGAGAATTTCGCCAAACTAGCCGGGGCTAGCAAAAATATGCATCTCTCCGGCGGCACCATGGCAGAGCCCCAGGACATTCCAGATGGCATTCGCCATTTGAAGATGCTTTACAGTTCGATTAAAAACTCGGATAAATGCTTCATGGGAAGCGCTGAAGGAAGAAAAAGAGCAGAAGATTCCATTGAAATGGCAGCCATTCTTTTCGGCGGTAAAGATGTAATTAAAGAAAAACCGGTTTTAGTCTCCTTGATTAACTCCTTAACACCGTTGAAATATGATGAAAGAATGCTGGGGGCCTTGATGGCTTATGCAGAAGCAGGTCAAGCCGTGGTCATTGCTTCACTGGTTATGGCAGGATCTACCGGGCCTGCATCTTTAGCAGGCACCTTATCCTTGCAAAATGCCGAGGTCTTAGCTGGAATCTCTTTAGCCCAAAGCATTAACCCGGGAACCCCTGTTATTTATGGTTCTACTTCTGCTTTAAGCGATATGCGCAGCGGTAGTCTTTCCATCGGTAGCCCCGAATGCGCTCTCTTTATCTCGGCAAGTGCTCAATTGGCTCGTTATTATGGAGTACCCAGCCGTTCCGGAGGGGGGTTGAATGACTCCAAGGCCGTGGATGCCCAAGCCGGTTACGAGTCTATGATGACACTGATGGCAACGACTCTGACAGGTATCAATTTTGTTCTTCATACGGCAGGAATTCTCCAATATTTCATGGCTATGTCCTATGAGAAATTCATCATGGATGATGAATTAGCGGGTATGCTTCTCCATTATATGAAAGGCTATACCTTTGATGAAGATGGCATGGCCTATGACGTTATAGCCAAAGTAGGCCCTGGGGGACATTTCCTGACCCAGAAGCATACGCGCAAAAACCATAAGAGAGAGTTCTATACCCCAACTCTCAGCGATCGAAATGCCTATGATGGTTGGGCAAAAGATAAGTTAGAAGCGAAGCAGCGCGCTCATGCCCGCTGGCAGCAAATTCTGGCGAACTATGTGCCCCCTGCCTTGGACCAGGAGATAGATGCAAAACTTCAAGCCTTCATTGCCCAACGGAGTGAGGTCCTTGGAGGAGAATAA
- a CDS encoding DUF1638 domain-containing protein, translating into MKIKLIGCHSTMNEVKALKNDGLMDCEFLDFNYHAQPAELHRKIQEIIHASQDYDLIVLTYGRCSNTLVGLISPAVPMLIPTTHDCIGLLMGSNARYLELFCKNTRTYFFSQGWLDYGRTPYDEYLEYVERYGEKKAGKIIQALYGHYNKAMLIKSVGMKMPDSYYGKLQKIADFFGWEIEEMEGDAGLLNALVRGEKLEDVVFIEPDQPVTLKHFAEGEPK; encoded by the coding sequence ATGAAAATTAAACTGATCGGCTGTCATTCCACAATGAACGAGGTCAAAGCTTTAAAGAACGATGGGTTGATGGATTGTGAATTTCTTGATTTTAATTATCATGCTCAACCGGCTGAACTCCATAGGAAAATTCAAGAGATTATTCACGCCAGCCAGGATTATGATCTTATTGTCCTGACCTACGGCCGCTGCTCCAATACCTTGGTAGGCTTAATTTCTCCGGCCGTTCCTATGCTGATACCGACTACTCATGATTGTATTGGCCTTTTGATGGGTTCCAATGCTCGTTATCTGGAGCTTTTCTGCAAAAATACCAGAACCTATTTCTTTAGCCAGGGGTGGCTGGACTATGGCCGTACTCCCTATGACGAGTACCTTGAATATGTGGAAAGGTATGGAGAGAAAAAGGCCGGGAAGATCATCCAGGCCCTTTATGGACACTACAATAAAGCTATGCTGATTAAATCGGTAGGTATGAAAATGCCGGATTCCTATTACGGAAAGCTTCAAAAAATAGCTGATTTCTTCGGCTGGGAGATTGAGGAGATGGAAGGTGATGCCGGTCTGCTGAACGCTTTGGTTCGGGGTGAGAAGCTTGAGGATGTCGTGTTCATTGAACCGGATCAGCCTGTGACCCTAAAACATTTTGCTGAGGGTGAGCCGAAGTAA
- the mtgC gene encoding glycine betaine-specific corrinoid protein MtgC translates to MSLLDDLKQAIIDGDEDIVAELSQKAIDEDLDLVDTVQSGLVKGIEVVGTAWKEGEMFLPDVMMSAEAMKVGLAILEPEIAKKGVSEGESKGKIVLGTVEGDIHDIGKNITGAMFTAAGYKVIDLGTDIKAEGFVDKAQEVGADIIGASALLTTTMIKQKELIEYLKEKNLRDSYKVFVGGGPTSQVWADEIGADGWAETADDAVELANRILGK, encoded by the coding sequence ATGAGTTTATTGGATGATCTGAAGCAAGCGATTATTGACGGAGATGAAGATATCGTAGCAGAACTTTCCCAAAAGGCTATTGATGAAGATCTTGACTTAGTGGATACAGTTCAGTCGGGCCTGGTTAAGGGAATTGAGGTTGTTGGCACAGCGTGGAAAGAAGGGGAGATGTTCTTACCGGATGTCATGATGTCGGCCGAAGCGATGAAAGTTGGTTTGGCTATCCTTGAACCGGAAATTGCTAAGAAAGGAGTGAGTGAAGGGGAATCTAAGGGTAAAATCGTCCTTGGCACTGTCGAGGGGGACATTCACGATATCGGTAAAAATATAACAGGAGCTATGTTCACAGCCGCAGGGTATAAGGTGATTGACCTTGGTACAGACATTAAAGCGGAAGGCTTTGTTGATAAGGCTCAGGAAGTAGGAGCTGATATCATCGGAGCCAGCGCCTTGCTGACCACCACCATGATCAAGCAAAAGGAGCTGATTGAATACCTGAAAGAGAAGAATTTAAGAGATAGCTATAAAGTGTTCGTAGGCGGCGGCCCCACCAGCCAGGTATGGGCAGATGAGATCGGTGCGGATGGATGGGCGGAGACAGCGGACGATGCAGTTGAGCTTGCCAATAGAATTTTAGGCAAATAG
- a CDS encoding corrinoid protein, translated as MILNELKHSILEGEAETAYDLTHKALSMGYPAQVILEKGLIAGMNEIADKFRERNVIIPEVLMATRSMHAGLSLLEPYLISSSPNKPGKVIVGTVAGDLHDIGKTLVKTMVMSLRIKVIDLGVDVTPKRFADAVRKEKPEIVMISALLTTTMGVMKSVIEEVRKQSPSVRVFVGGAPVTEEFAKEIAADYYFENAFEIRDYLKENYDKLFLRKD; from the coding sequence ATGATCCTTAATGAATTGAAGCATTCCATTCTGGAAGGAGAAGCTGAAACGGCTTACGATTTAACTCATAAAGCCTTATCCATGGGCTACCCAGCCCAAGTCATCCTGGAAAAAGGATTGATTGCCGGTATGAACGAAATCGCAGATAAGTTTCGTGAGCGCAACGTGATCATCCCCGAGGTCCTCATGGCGACCCGTTCCATGCACGCCGGGCTAAGTCTATTGGAGCCGTATCTCATTTCCAGCAGCCCCAATAAGCCTGGCAAGGTCATCGTCGGGACTGTGGCCGGAGATTTGCACGACATTGGCAAGACACTCGTTAAGACCATGGTCATGTCCCTCAGAATTAAGGTCATAGATCTTGGGGTTGATGTTACTCCCAAAAGGTTTGCCGATGCTGTTCGCAAAGAAAAACCCGAAATCGTTATGATTTCTGCCCTGCTGACAACAACTATGGGCGTTATGAAGAGTGTCATAGAGGAGGTACGGAAACAAAGTCCCAGCGTAAGGGTCTTTGTAGGCGGTGCTCCGGTTACTGAGGAATTTGCCAAAGAAATTGCTGCAGACTATTATTTTGAAAATGCCTTTGAGATAAGGGATTATCTCAAGGAAAATTATGATAAACTCTTCCTTAGAAAAGACTAA
- a CDS encoding glycine betaine uptake BCCT transporter codes for MGVDKKQNTVLYISSAIALLFVLWGVLLPDNMANVVNKVFGLLTTNFGWLYLLAVAIFIIFVFGIAISRYGRIKLGADDDKPEFSNFQWFAMLFGGGMGIGLVFWSVAEPIMHFNSPPFGEPGTVEAMQTSMRVVFFHWGIHAWVNFAIAGLALAYFQFRKGLPFLISSAFYPLIGDRIYGPIGKAIDILAVFATIFGIATSLGLGSSQIATGIEYIWGIPASSLTISLVIAVITGIFTLATVSGLHKAMQSIANIKVWLSVVFMIFIFYFGGKVFILNTFTQSLGDYLQNFVGQTFWMTNTDWVGGWTIFYWAWWIAWAPFVGQFVARVSKGRTIREFVFAVTLLPVGFSFIWLGIYGGAAFNLDQISGGFIQAAVNADYTTALFALLQQMPLYAITGPLAILLIVTCFVGAADSATYVLAMLTSNGDMDPSKKLRSFWGIMQGAMTIVLIIVGGTAALKALQTASIASAFPFMLIMLVMCYSILKALRSDHP; via the coding sequence ATGGGAGTTGACAAGAAGCAAAATACCGTATTATATATTTCTTCAGCCATTGCTCTGTTGTTTGTACTGTGGGGTGTACTTTTACCTGATAACATGGCGAATGTGGTCAATAAAGTATTTGGCTTATTAACCACGAATTTCGGTTGGCTTTATCTTTTAGCTGTTGCAATTTTTATTATCTTTGTTTTTGGTATAGCCATCAGCCGTTACGGAAGAATTAAGCTGGGTGCTGATGACGATAAACCGGAATTCAGTAATTTCCAATGGTTTGCCATGCTTTTTGGCGGGGGTATGGGCATTGGTTTGGTCTTTTGGTCCGTTGCGGAACCCATTATGCATTTTAACAGTCCGCCTTTCGGAGAACCTGGAACTGTAGAGGCTATGCAAACTTCCATGCGGGTCGTTTTCTTTCACTGGGGTATTCATGCCTGGGTTAATTTTGCAATCGCCGGTTTGGCCCTGGCTTACTTCCAATTCCGCAAAGGACTGCCCTTCCTGATTAGCTCGGCTTTCTATCCGCTCATTGGCGATCGGATTTATGGACCTATTGGTAAGGCTATCGATATTCTGGCAGTATTCGCTACTATTTTTGGTATTGCTACCAGTTTAGGTTTGGGTTCCAGTCAGATAGCCACAGGAATAGAGTATATTTGGGGAATCCCGGCAAGCTCCCTGACCATTTCACTTGTCATTGCCGTGATCACAGGTATCTTTACCTTGGCAACGGTTTCCGGCCTGCATAAAGCCATGCAGTCCATCGCTAATATCAAAGTCTGGTTATCCGTCGTATTTATGATTTTTATCTTCTACTTTGGCGGCAAAGTCTTTATCCTCAATACCTTTACGCAAAGTTTGGGGGATTATTTACAGAACTTCGTCGGTCAAACCTTCTGGATGACTAATACGGATTGGGTAGGCGGCTGGACGATCTTTTATTGGGCGTGGTGGATTGCCTGGGCACCTTTTGTCGGCCAGTTTGTGGCACGGGTTTCGAAAGGGCGGACCATTCGGGAGTTTGTCTTTGCCGTAACCTTACTGCCGGTTGGTTTCTCCTTTATCTGGCTGGGCATTTACGGCGGAGCGGCCTTTAACCTTGATCAGATTTCCGGAGGATTTATTCAGGCTGCTGTAAATGCCGATTATACCACTGCTTTGTTTGCCCTACTGCAACAGATGCCCCTTTATGCCATAACCGGTCCCTTGGCCATCCTGCTTATCGTGACTTGCTTTGTGGGTGCTGCCGACTCAGCTACCTACGTTCTGGCTATGCTGACATCCAACGGGGATATGGATCCCAGCAAGAAGCTGCGCAGTTTCTGGGGGATTATGCAAGGCGCTATGACGATTGTGCTCATTATTGTGGGCGGTACAGCTGCCTTGAAAGCTCTTCAGACCGCCTCGATTGCTTCGGCCTTTCCTTTTATGCTCATCATGCTGGTTATGTGTTATAGTATTCTTAAAGCTCTCAGGAGCGATCATCCTTAA
- a CDS encoding PocR ligand-binding domain-containing protein has translation MNRSSLEGFFDPSYLENILGNFTQATGLRIEAVNYRGETFSIPGSLDRSPFCQCIRNNPRGNKRCIDSYKRATSEAVKWDEPYFFRCHAGLVIWAVPILSKDITLGSIICGQVLLWKPDRFFIQELQDISKGIKIDPEELNQAVPNLPIISADQAQAAANLLFVVVSHILKNNLRALEEEKAYKVLQQQLHDQILKRKKGPGRTDISYESILKDERRFLQYIRLGDKSRAFSTLENLIIKIYTKSTGKPQLTKDRIIELAALTSRAAVEGGTDAEQAVTILSSFYKKLENVERVEEIIYFIKQIVNEFLENIFILADKKHLSLVKDARSFILHNHAKPLTITDAAEHLFISPSHLSRLFRQQLDCTFNDYLTRVRVEKAVELLKKPEFSVKDVALAVGFQNQSHFAKVFRKYIGVTPLIYRNSLF, from the coding sequence ATGAATCGGTCAAGTCTGGAAGGCTTCTTTGATCCTTCATACCTGGAAAATATATTGGGTAATTTTACACAGGCCACAGGCCTTAGAATCGAGGCTGTCAACTATCGCGGCGAGACCTTTTCCATTCCAGGGAGCTTAGACAGGTCCCCTTTCTGCCAATGCATCCGTAACAATCCCCGGGGCAATAAGCGCTGTATCGATTCCTATAAACGGGCAACCAGTGAAGCCGTCAAATGGGATGAACCCTATTTCTTCCGCTGCCATGCGGGCCTTGTTATCTGGGCTGTTCCCATCCTTAGTAAAGACATTACTTTGGGAAGCATTATTTGTGGTCAAGTTCTCCTCTGGAAGCCGGATCGCTTTTTTATTCAGGAATTACAGGATATCAGCAAGGGTATTAAAATCGACCCAGAGGAATTAAATCAGGCTGTTCCCAATCTCCCCATCATATCCGCTGACCAGGCCCAAGCCGCTGCTAACCTTCTCTTTGTAGTGGTCAGTCATATACTCAAAAATAATCTTCGTGCCTTAGAGGAAGAGAAGGCCTACAAGGTCTTACAACAACAGCTCCATGACCAAATACTAAAGCGAAAAAAGGGCCCCGGGAGAACGGATATTTCTTATGAATCCATCTTAAAAGACGAAAGGAGATTTCTTCAATACATTCGGCTCGGGGATAAATCAAGAGCCTTTTCTACTTTGGAGAACTTAATTATTAAAATCTACACGAAATCCACAGGTAAGCCCCAATTAACCAAAGACAGAATCATTGAGTTAGCTGCTTTAACATCCCGGGCCGCCGTGGAGGGAGGTACCGACGCTGAACAAGCCGTGACCATTCTTAGTTCATTCTACAAAAAACTTGAGAATGTGGAGCGGGTAGAGGAGATTATCTACTTCATTAAGCAGATTGTTAATGAATTTCTGGAAAACATCTTTATCTTAGCCGATAAAAAACACTTAAGCCTGGTCAAGGATGCTCGTTCCTTCATTCTTCACAATCATGCCAAGCCCTTAACGATTACGGATGCAGCCGAGCACCTCTTTATCAGTCCTTCTCACCTTTCAAGGCTCTTTCGGCAGCAATTGGATTGTACATTTAATGATTACTTAACCCGCGTCCGTGTGGAGAAAGCCGTGGAACTCTTGAAAAAACCCGAATTCAGCGTTAAAGATGTAGCATTGGCCGTCGGTTTTCAAAACCAGAGCCATTTTGCAAAAGTTTTCCGCAAATATATAGGAGTTACGCCCTTAATCTATAGGAACAGCCTATTCTAA
- a CDS encoding MFS transporter, with protein sequence MRTERGGGGFKDFLILLASAFLIYTFNIVFMVVTPLLLTDLGGSEALAGLQGTLFLGMAILLRFFCGPLADTYGRRMVMVLGSGAFFIGAVLLMHAVEIWQVVALRLVQAFGLAAYFPAASATAAACAGEERKGTYIGVLRMVSSLSMMVGPAFGIMLIQRYSYDGFLKSMAVFALLGMGALFFISTNLIEPQKNISQKDIQYKKNRSFGTWFQVLSILRKSPLTIALTFAAALSYGIYMTFAVPFVIIHTTIANGGFFFTLFSLGGLMANGVFGWFSDRLGHFRLTVSAFLAMGSGMILFALLPYVSLFVYPAALLGGVGYYGCIAVLMAWFAEEVDQDKHTTAFSLQQNALDFGIAAGSGVFGILLRVIGNTSILYGALGVLYLFLGWFQAGKKTRKIHIT encoded by the coding sequence ATGAGGACAGAAAGGGGAGGGGGAGGGTTCAAGGATTTCTTAATCCTTTTAGCTTCCGCTTTTCTTATATACACCTTCAATATTGTATTTATGGTTGTAACCCCGCTTCTTTTAACAGATTTGGGAGGGTCGGAGGCACTGGCAGGGCTTCAAGGGACCCTTTTTCTAGGTATGGCGATCTTGTTGCGCTTCTTTTGCGGTCCCTTGGCCGACACTTACGGCAGACGTATGGTTATGGTTTTGGGAAGTGGTGCCTTTTTCATTGGTGCAGTTTTGCTTATGCATGCTGTAGAGATATGGCAGGTGGTTGCCCTACGCCTGGTTCAAGCCTTTGGATTGGCAGCTTATTTTCCTGCCGCTTCAGCAACAGCTGCCGCTTGTGCCGGTGAAGAACGCAAAGGAACTTATATCGGTGTATTACGCATGGTATCCTCTTTGTCTATGATGGTGGGGCCGGCTTTTGGTATTATGCTTATCCAAAGATATAGCTATGACGGCTTTTTGAAAAGCATGGCTGTCTTTGCTCTATTGGGTATGGGAGCACTTTTTTTTATTTCAACAAATTTAATTGAACCACAGAAAAATATTTCTCAGAAGGACATCCAGTATAAAAAGAATCGAAGCTTCGGAACATGGTTCCAGGTTCTTTCGATACTTAGAAAATCTCCTTTGACCATAGCTTTGACTTTTGCCGCAGCTCTAAGCTATGGAATTTATATGACCTTCGCTGTTCCTTTTGTGATAATCCATACAACGATAGCTAATGGGGGCTTCTTTTTTACTCTTTTTTCTTTAGGGGGCCTTATGGCAAATGGAGTTTTTGGCTGGTTTTCAGACCGATTAGGACATTTTCGGTTGACTGTCAGTGCTTTTTTAGCTATGGGGAGTGGTATGATTTTATTTGCATTATTGCCATATGTCTCTTTATTTGTTTATCCGGCTGCCTTGTTAGGAGGGGTGGGTTATTATGGCTGCATCGCAGTTTTGATGGCTTGGTTTGCTGAAGAGGTAGATCAGGATAAACATACCACAGCTTTCTCGTTGCAACAGAACGCTTTGGACTTTGGGATCGCTGCGGGAAGCGGTGTATTTGGGATTTTATTGAGGGTTATAGGAAATACAAGCATCCTTTATGGTGCTTTAGGGGTCCTCTATTTGTTTTTGGGCTGGTTCCAGGCAGGAAAGAAAACAAGAAAAATCCATATCACTTAG
- the mtgA gene encoding [methyl-Co(III) glycine betaine-specific corrinoid protein]--tetrahydrofolate methyltransferase MtgA gives MFKFTAQQHVYDINGVKVGGQPGEYPTVLIGSIFYRGHKIVSDGQKGVFDKEAAKALLDQEAELSAETGNPFIIDVLGESVEALTKYVEFILKNTTAPFLLDSISPEVRVGTLKNLGKDPEIQKRLIYNSIEEHYTEEELAAIKDAGIKTAVILAFSKKALKPNARIDLLQGKDDKEGLIAAAKRAGVEQFLVDPGVLDVASSSWTTEAINVVKEQFGYPGGCAPSNAVYLWKKMRSKGTPFFEVAGAAVFTYPITQGADFILYGPMMNAPWVYRAIATTDAMIAYNNKLTGVKMGTTEHPLLKIF, from the coding sequence ATGTTCAAATTTACTGCTCAACAACATGTTTATGACATCAACGGGGTTAAAGTTGGTGGTCAGCCGGGGGAATACCCAACAGTACTCATTGGTAGTATTTTTTATCGGGGTCATAAGATCGTCTCAGATGGTCAAAAGGGGGTTTTCGACAAAGAGGCAGCCAAAGCTTTGCTGGATCAGGAAGCCGAACTAAGTGCAGAAACAGGTAATCCATTTATCATTGATGTATTGGGAGAATCTGTTGAAGCACTTACGAAATACGTAGAATTTATTTTAAAAAATACTACTGCTCCCTTCCTCTTAGATAGTATTAGCCCAGAGGTTCGGGTAGGAACCTTGAAAAACCTGGGCAAGGATCCCGAGATTCAGAAAAGGTTGATCTATAACTCCATCGAAGAACATTATACCGAAGAAGAACTTGCCGCCATCAAAGATGCGGGAATCAAGACAGCCGTCATCCTGGCTTTTAGCAAGAAGGCTTTAAAACCCAACGCCAGAATCGATCTTCTCCAGGGCAAGGACGATAAAGAGGGACTGATTGCGGCGGCTAAACGGGCCGGCGTAGAGCAATTCCTGGTCGATCCGGGAGTGTTGGATGTGGCCAGTTCAAGCTGGACGACGGAAGCGATCAATGTGGTCAAAGAGCAGTTCGGCTATCCCGGTGGCTGCGCACCATCCAATGCAGTCTATCTCTGGAAGAAGATGCGTTCCAAAGGAACACCCTTCTTTGAAGTGGCTGGGGCTGCGGTCTTCACTTACCCGATCACACAGGGTGCGGATTTCATTCTCTATGGTCCTATGATGAACGCGCCTTGGGTTTATCGTGCTATAGCAACCACAGATGCCATGATTGCCTATAACAACAAGCTGACCGGGGTTAAGATGGGAACGACAGAGCATCCTTTGCTCAAAATTTTCTAA
- a CDS encoding ASKHA domain-containing protein codes for MIIRIKNYGEVEIEDSKTLLLNLIENHIRIDNICNGKGTCGKCKVRFIQGVPEATPADLRYLSTEELEEGIRLACQVKPQKGMEINVNLPNSFDRKNTVLRRDDQITLDPGLKGIFLTIPQPSLEDERGDWDRIVDEYRKVMPEQSLALPSLGVLERLPRILREQNYRITVVTWQNRVIDIQSGDGAALHGLAIDIGTTSVAVALINLKTAEVLGSVSTENGQTAFGGDVISRIAYAGEGVKNRLQLTEAVRSTINTLIDGLVHQHKIARKSIYKMTIVSNTTMSHLFLGLDVSNLAVSPYVSVYNQALEFFAQDLGLGSNPEAVVQILPNIGSFVGGDTVGALIGAPEVLAQGNHLLLDLGTNCELVLKTEKMMLACSTAAGPAFEGAGIFHGMRAKPGAIEGIKISEEGVELRVIGDEEALGICGSGLIDGIAQMRQAGIINRKGAFVDPAHKDCSLSDELKSRICKKEDYWEFVFAFGQQNKKDISLGQRDIEALQLAKGAVCAGIKTLVSLAGISLQDLDSIVMAGTFATYLKKESILSIGLTPHTDPEKIKMAGNAAHLGAICALLNQGTFAEGAELARRIRHVELGGDKTFTSFFMRSMYLEPTLP; via the coding sequence GTGATTATCAGGATAAAGAATTACGGAGAGGTAGAGATAGAGGACAGCAAGACTTTGTTGCTTAATTTGATAGAAAACCACATAAGAATCGATAATATTTGCAATGGTAAAGGAACATGCGGCAAGTGCAAGGTTCGCTTTATTCAAGGGGTGCCTGAAGCAACTCCCGCCGATTTAAGATATTTATCCACAGAGGAGCTTGAGGAGGGCATCCGCCTTGCTTGTCAGGTCAAGCCCCAAAAAGGGATGGAAATCAATGTGAATCTGCCTAACTCATTCGATCGGAAGAACACTGTGTTGCGTAGGGATGACCAAATTACTTTGGATCCCGGATTAAAAGGGATTTTCCTGACGATACCGCAGCCGAGTCTGGAAGATGAGCGAGGGGATTGGGATAGGATAGTTGATGAATATAGAAAGGTGATGCCGGAGCAGAGCTTAGCTCTTCCCTCTCTAGGAGTTCTGGAGAGACTTCCCAGGATTTTAAGGGAACAAAACTATAGGATAACCGTGGTCACTTGGCAAAATAGGGTGATCGATATTCAATCGGGAGATGGGGCGGCTCTGCATGGTCTGGCTATCGACATCGGTACCACCAGTGTCGCCGTGGCTTTGATTAACTTGAAGACAGCCGAAGTTTTGGGAAGTGTATCTACTGAAAATGGGCAAACGGCCTTTGGGGGCGATGTCATTTCCAGAATAGCCTATGCCGGAGAAGGGGTGAAGAACCGCCTTCAGCTCACCGAAGCAGTCCGCAGTACCATCAACACCCTGATCGATGGGCTGGTGCATCAACATAAGATTGCCCGTAAATCCATCTATAAAATGACGATTGTTTCCAACACAACCATGAGTCATCTCTTTTTGGGGCTCGATGTGTCCAATCTTGCTGTGTCACCTTATGTTTCTGTCTATAATCAGGCTCTCGAATTTTTTGCTCAGGATTTGGGCCTGGGAAGCAATCCGGAAGCTGTCGTTCAGATACTGCCCAACATTGGGAGCTTTGTGGGCGGGGATACCGTAGGAGCCCTCATTGGTGCGCCTGAAGTGCTGGCTCAGGGAAATCATCTCTTGCTCGACCTGGGCACCAATTGCGAATTGGTTCTAAAAACCGAAAAAATGATGCTGGCTTGCTCTACCGCAGCAGGTCCGGCCTTTGAAGGAGCAGGCATTTTCCATGGCATGAGGGCAAAGCCCGGTGCTATTGAAGGAATAAAGATCAGCGAAGAGGGTGTGGAGCTCAGAGTCATCGGGGATGAGGAGGCCCTCGGAATTTGTGGTTCAGGCTTGATCGATGGAATCGCCCAAATGCGCCAAGCCGGTATCATCAATAGAAAAGGAGCTTTCGTTGATCCTGCCCATAAGGATTGTAGCTTATCGGATGAGTTAAAGTCGCGAATATGCAAGAAAGAGGATTACTGGGAATTTGTGTTTGCTTTTGGCCAACAAAATAAAAAAGATATTTCTTTAGGTCAAAGAGATATCGAAGCCTTACAACTGGCTAAAGGTGCAGTATGTGCCGGGATCAAAACGCTGGTCAGCCTGGCCGGCATTTCGCTCCAGGATTTGGATTCCATCGTTATGGCGGGAACCTTTGCTACTTATCTTAAGAAAGAATCCATTCTCAGCATTGGGCTGACTCCCCATACGGATCCTGAGAAGATTAAGATGGCAGGAAATGCAGCCCACCTGGGAGCTATTTGCGCTCTTCTCAATCAGGGAACCTTTGCCGAGGGGGCAGAGCTTGCCCGCCGGATTCGACATGTCGAACTTGGCGGGGACAAAACCTTTACGAGTTTTTTCATGAGAAGTATGTATTTGGAACCAACCCTTCCTTAG